The following proteins are encoded in a genomic region of Mycolicibacterium confluentis:
- a CDS encoding M16 family metallopeptidase produces MLRPPTPNHDGAARGHSAVRRTTLPGGLRLVTEYVPSVRSASVGVWVNIGSRDEGPSVAGAAHFLEHLLFKATPTRSAVEIAQAVDAVGGELNAFTAKEHTCYYAHVLDTDLALAVDLAADVVLNGRCAAEDVEVERDVVLEEIAMHDDDPEDALADVFLSAMFGDHPIGRPVIGSVDSISAMTRTQLHSFHMRRYTPERMVVAVAGNIDHDEVLALVREHFGRRLVEGRTTVPPRAGTGRVPGEPTLQVVNRDAEQTHMMLGVRVPGRHWPQRWALAVLNNALGGGLSSRLFQQIRESRGLAYSVYSTVDTFSDTGALSVYAGCLPERFDEVVNVATDVLADVATDGITEQEWRIAKGSLRGGLVLGLEDSASRMNRIGRSEINYGEHRSLDHTLAEIEAVTLDEVNAVARKLLSRPFGGAVLGSRTSKKQLPERLSSIMR; encoded by the coding sequence ATGTTGCGACCGCCGACGCCTAATCACGACGGTGCGGCGCGCGGCCATTCGGCCGTGCGCCGCACCACTCTTCCGGGTGGTCTCCGCCTGGTCACCGAATACGTGCCGTCCGTGAGGTCGGCATCGGTCGGAGTGTGGGTCAACATCGGCTCCCGCGACGAGGGTCCGTCGGTGGCCGGTGCGGCGCACTTCCTCGAGCATCTGCTGTTCAAGGCGACCCCGACGCGGTCGGCGGTCGAGATCGCGCAGGCCGTCGACGCCGTCGGCGGGGAACTGAACGCGTTCACGGCCAAGGAGCACACCTGCTACTACGCGCATGTGCTCGACACCGATCTGGCGCTGGCGGTCGACTTGGCGGCCGATGTGGTGCTCAACGGCCGCTGCGCGGCTGAGGATGTCGAAGTCGAGCGCGACGTCGTGCTCGAAGAGATCGCGATGCACGACGACGATCCCGAGGACGCGCTCGCAGATGTGTTCCTGTCGGCCATGTTCGGTGATCATCCGATCGGCCGGCCCGTGATCGGCAGCGTCGACTCGATCTCGGCGATGACCCGCACCCAACTTCATTCGTTCCACATGCGCCGCTACACGCCGGAGCGGATGGTTGTGGCGGTCGCCGGCAACATCGACCATGACGAGGTGTTGGCGTTGGTGCGTGAGCACTTCGGCCGGCGACTCGTCGAGGGGCGCACCACCGTCCCGCCCCGCGCGGGCACCGGGCGTGTGCCCGGTGAGCCCACCCTGCAGGTGGTCAACCGCGATGCCGAGCAGACGCACATGATGCTCGGTGTTCGGGTCCCGGGTCGACACTGGCCGCAGCGCTGGGCGCTCGCGGTGTTGAACAATGCTCTCGGCGGCGGTCTGAGTTCACGGCTGTTCCAACAGATTCGGGAATCCCGCGGGTTGGCCTACTCGGTGTACTCGACGGTGGACACGTTCTCCGACACCGGCGCGCTGTCGGTGTACGCGGGGTGCCTGCCCGAGCGTTTCGACGAGGTCGTCAACGTGGCCACCGACGTGCTTGCCGACGTCGCGACCGACGGCATCACCGAACAGGAGTGGCGGATCGCCAAGGGGTCGCTGCGCGGCGGACTGGTGCTCGGACTCGAGGACTCCGCATCGCGCATGAATCGCATCGGTCGCAGCGAGATCAACTACGGTGAGCATCGCAGCCTCGATCACACGCTCGCGGAGATCGAGGCCGTCACCCTTGACGAAGTCAACGCGGTGGCCCGTAAACTGCTCTCCAGACCGTTCGGTGGGGCCGTGCTAGGCTCGCGTACGTCCAAAAAACAACTCCCAGAACGACTTTCGTCGATAATGAGGTGA